The proteins below come from a single Drosophila teissieri strain GT53w chromosome 3L, Prin_Dtei_1.1, whole genome shotgun sequence genomic window:
- the LOC122616734 gene encoding uncharacterized protein LOC122616734, translating to MRIRASLLAVVLLATASLAEESNWGNEWAPMEDAMPSRRSVDTKPAEQSDIQGRYLVHESIQSNSTTQIDEVIEQLINSRREGRNLGEYDAVYADGNIDQALQQGNDLQARNLIRDKLCGLGLMSCDVEEKRPFYSTIYAQGPPPPSGFSGGPYGPAKPMPPPSYFSGRPPMGGPPGSYGPPPSSLNSFGPPASSVNSFGPPRKVGYEGPYKPMSGPYRPSGPGGYLEHPPPSAIDGSSDGITYTKPPPGALIYDSKPPGPIYTGGPSLGAGPVFNGASNGVPPYNYENPEGGIQGASSAPNGFYSQQSSASSSSATSSSTKVVVGAPLDSLQQHVHHHYHHVEGGEGAKVPSVPIPIGAGQTINTDFSALAQSSATYTPSVQTSSGSSYSQSNAFNAGFNGASQGGLLSQNGFGISQKPTGDLYKPSSGDLYKPNTGDLYKPNSGLGNFGSSASGGFSGSPSSSYHSQNPDYYKKELQGGASNQYNGISGGYQGQGQYQSGYDTSRQQIVDCQCVPISQCPAADRIGRKEDLILPIDPRNLGKDIEALSDDALSSNATTPAEGKKAEEKADEDDKKRTRRQADQKDDEASDLSLDAQGRAYYGNRPVEKTCRINEVCCRRPLRPQAPPQQFGRCGVRNAAGITGRIKNPVYVDGDSEFGEYPWHVAILKKDPKESIYACGGTLIDAQHIISAAHCIKSQNGFDLRVRLGEWDVNHDVEFFPYIERDVVSVHIHPEYYAGTLDNDLAVLKLDQPVDFTKNPHISPACLPDKYSDFTGARCWTTGWGKDAFGEHGKYQNILKEVDVPILSHQQCEAQLRNTRLGYSYKLNPGFVCAGGEEGKDACKGDGGGPLVCDRNGAMHVVGVVSWGIGCGQVNVPGVYVKVSAYLPWIQQITQSYQ from the exons ATGAGAATTAGAGCTAGCCTTTTGGCAGTTGTACTGCTGGCCACTGCCTCCTTGGCCGAAGAATCCAACTGGGGCAATGAGTGGGCGCCCATGGAGGATGCGATGCCAAGCCGCCGATCTGTTGATACCAAACCCGCCGAACAATCTGACATACAGGGACGTTACCTGGTCCACGAGTCCATCCAGagcaacagcaccacccaGATCGACGAGGTCATTGAACAGCTGATCAACTCCCGCCGTGAGGGTCGTAATCTGGGAGAGTACGATGCCGTCTATGCTGATGGTAATATCGATCAGGCTCTGCAGCAGGGAAACGATTTGCAGGCCCGCAATCTTATCAGGGATAAACTGTGCGGGTTGGGACTGATGAGCTGCGATGTGGAGGAGAAGCGTCCCTTCTACTCGACCATCTACGCCCAGGGTCCGCCACCACCATCCGGTTTCAGCGGTGGTCCCTATGGTCCAGCAAAGCCCATGCCCCCACCAAGCTACTTCAGCGGTCGCCCGCCAATGGGTGGACCTCCAGGATCCTACGGACCCCCACCAAGCTCCCTGAACTCCTTTGGACCTCCGGCCAGCTCCGTGAACTCCTTTGGACCTCCCAGGAAGGTGGGCTACGAGGGACCCTACAAACCAATGTCTGGACCTTACAGGCCATCTGGACCCGGTGGCTACCTGGAGCATCCTCCACCATCCGCCATTGACGGCTCATCCGACGGTATCACCTACACGAAGCCCCCACCCGGAGCCCTGATCTACGACAGCAAACCACCAGGACCCATCTACACCGGAGGTCCTTCTCTGGGTGCTGGACCCGTTTTCAATGGTGCTTCGAATGGAGTTCCTCCATACAACTACGAGAATCCCGAGGGTGGCATTCAGGGCGCCAGCTCAGCTCCCAATGGCTTCTACTCGCAGCAGTCTTCagcttcctcctcctcggcaaCGTCCTCCAGTACCAAAGTAGTGGTTGGAGCCCCGCTCGATAGCCTGCAGCAACATGTGCACCATCATTACCATCATGTGGAAGGTGGCGAGGGAGCCAAGGTTCCCAGTGTGCCAATTCCTATTGGAGCTGGCCAGACCATTAACACCGACTTCAGTGCCCTGGCCCAATCCTCTGCCACATACACTCCCTCCGTTCAGACTTCTTCCGGATCCAGTTACTCCCAGTCCAATGCCTTCAATGCTGGCTTTAATGGTGCTTCTCAGGGTGGGCTTCTGTCGCAGAATGGTTTTGGAATCTCCCAGAAACCCACTGGAGATCTGTACAAACCAAGCTCTGGAGATCTGTACAAACCAAACACTGGAGATCTCTACAAACCAAACTCAGGACTAGGAAACTTTGGCAGCAGCGCCTCTGGAGGATTCAGTGGATCGCCCAGCTCCAGTTACCACAGCCAGAACCCCGACTACTACAAGAAGGAGCTACAAGGTGGAGCATCCAACCAGTACAATGGCATTTCTGGTGGCTACCAGGGTCAGGGACAGTACCAAAGTGGCTATGACACCTCCCGCCAGCAGATCGTGGACTGCCAGTGTGTGCCCATCTCCCAGTGCCCCGCTGCCGACCGCATTGGCCGCAAGGAAGATCTCATTCTGCCCATTGATCCCCGCAACCTGGGCAAGGACATTGAGGCTCTGAGTGACGATGCTCTGTCCAGCAATGCTACCACTCCTGCTGAGGGTAAGAAGGCCGAGGAGAAGGCGGACGAGGATGACAAGAAGCGCACCCGTCGACAGGCTGATCAAAAGGATGACGAAGCTAGCGATCTCTCACTCGATGCTCAAGGG CGTGCTTATTATGGAAACCGACCCGTGGAGAAGACCTGCCGCATCAACGAGGTCTGCTGCCGTCGTCCTCTGCGTCCCCAGGCTCCTCCCCAGCAATTTGGTCGTTGTGGAGTGAGGAACGCCGCTGGAATCACCGGTCGCATCAAGAATCCCGTCTACGTCGACGGAGACAGTGAGTTCGGCGAGTATCCCTGGCATGTGGCCATTCTGAAGAAGGACCCCAAGGAGTCGATCTACGCCTGCGGTGGCACCCTCATCGATGCCCAGCACATCATCTCCGCTGCCCATTGCATTAAATC TCAAAATGGCTTCGATCTTCGCGTGCGTCTGGGCGAATGGGATGTCAACCACGATGTGGAGTTCTTCCCCTACATTGAACGCGATGTGGTTTCCGTGCACATCCATCCTGAGTACTATGCCGGCACTTTGGACAATGATCTGGCTGTTCTGAAACTGGACCAACCCGTTGACTTCACCAAGAATCCCCACATTAGTCCCGCCTGTCTGCCCGACAAGTATTCCGATTTCACTGGAGCTCGTTGCTGGACGACTGGATGGGGCAAGGACGCCTTCGGCGAGCACGGCAAGTACCAGAACATCCTGAAGGAGGTGGATGTGCCAATCCTATCGCACCAGCAGTGCGAGGCCCAGCTGAGGAACACCCGTTTGGGTTATAGCTACAAACTGAATCCCGGATTCGTGTGCGCCGGCGGAGAGGAGGGCAAGGATGCCTGCAagggtgatggtggtggtcCATTGGTGTGCGACAGGAATGGAGCCATGCACGTGGTCGGAGTGGTGTCCTGGGGCATTGGATGCGGCCAGGTGAACGTTCCTGGAGTCTACGTAAAGGTATCTGCCTACCTGCCCTGGATCCAACAAATCAC